DNA from Rhipicephalus sanguineus isolate Rsan-2018 chromosome 11, BIME_Rsan_1.4, whole genome shotgun sequence:
AGTCCGGAAGCAAGACTGAGAAGAGCAAGAGTGGCGAGACCAGTCACGAGAAGTCCGCCGTTAGCAAGACCGAGAGGAGTAAAAGTGCCGACCAAAGTCATGAAAAGTCTGGAAGCAAAACAGAGAAGAGTGGCAGCAAGACTGAAAGAAGCGGAAGTAAGAGCGGGAGCAAGAGCGGCAGTAAGAGCGGTAGCAAAAGCGGCACTGGAAGCAAGAGCGGTGAAAAAAGTGGCAGTAAGTCCGGAAGCAAGAGCGAAGACAAAAGTGGCGAGAAGACGAGCAAGACCAAAAGCACAAGCCAGGAAAAGAGCAAGGATAGCCAGAAGAGCAAAGGCAGCAAAATGGAAGGGGATAAGTCTCAAGAGAAGACGCACAAGTCCCAGGAAAAGAGCGGCGGCACCCCTAAAGAAGGCAGCGGCGGCAGCCAGCGTGACGGAAGTCAGCAGCAGCAGGGCGATGGCCGGGACCAAGTGATGGGGGTCGACAGGGGCCTGGAAGGCATCCTGCAGCTTCCTGAGACGCACGCTCTTAGACTGATGTACGAGAACGCTCTCCTCACCGTGCGCAACAGACAGCTGCAGTGGCTCAACTCTGAGCTTAAGCAGGAACACCTGGTCACGCTGCTGCAGGTCGGGACGCTTCGGAAGAGGCGTGGTGTGTTGACAGGGCCGTCGGCCATCATGGTGGACCGAGCCGTGTCGGCGATGCTTCTGGGCAGCGATGTCGTTTCCGGTGGCGCTGCCCCTGCGGGCGAGTCTTCGGGACCGGCGCGTTTCGACGACCCGCGCTACGCCAACTTGCCATCGGTCGTGGTAAACATCGAGGACAAAGGGATCTCGGCGCAGGACGACAGCCTGTACACTTTCGGACGCATGGCAAAGGGCACGAGGAAGTGCAAGCACATGGCTGGTCCGCACGACGACATCAACTGGGAGGACCTGCAAGCGCGTCTTCTGCCGGCGTTCTACACTTTCTGATCGGCTCCAGGGTCACGTGGACAGCGTTTATTAGGTGCCCCATAACGCGAAGTCCGTGCGGCGCCTGCATTACCGCACAAGTCGTCCTTGCTTCGCAGATACGCCCATAGGACGCTCGCGAAGTGGCGCGCGTAGGCTCATGGCGGCGGAGGAATCCGCGTGGCGGCAGAAAGCCATTGGTCGCGGTTGCTTTTTAGCTCTTGTCCCAGCTTTCTTAAGCTCGGTATTGCGCGTCCAGCCGCATAATATAATATTTTCGCCACGCTTCTCATTTACGCATTCGTCAATTTTTAAAAGGCCGTAGGCTGCATTAGATAGTTGCTTTTTTCAACGTATTTAGACGCGAAAGTATTGGAAGGAGCTATGCTGTATAGAATACATATCTGCTGCATGTCTATATAAGTACGGCTGGTGAACGCCGATGACATCGAAGGGTGCAAATTACTATTCCAGTGGTACATAGAGTCGTTCGTTTATTTCTGGAACAACGTTAATAATGCGCGTGCAAAGTTgtgatcatttttttttagctAAATGAGACTAAACCAATATAGGAGGGAAAATGTTATAGGTGGCCAGGAAATGTGCAACCGAACAACTTACCCAGTTTTCTGGAATAAAATGTGTGCCAAGAGAGCGGCTGCAAGCTTGTTCCAAGGAACTTCTATAACTACCCACACGGCCCACGTGA
Protein-coding regions in this window:
- the LOC119374223 gene encoding protein rtoA-like, whose translation is MSAPAGSKPPTEGAKPRKSSKSQSSKDSRRKSSEMEKSGSQEKSEEKISKSKDSKIKDSKTKDSKSKDSKTMDSKSKTSKGSDKTPDKSGDKSHEKSGSATKDSKSKTSKSSKTSKGSKTSRTSDKSGEQSHEKSGSKTEKSKSGEHSQESASKSHKSATKSEKGTTNTGATKSATTKTGTTKTGATKTETGPTKTGATKTGTTKTGTSKTDKGGTEKSGTEKSGSRSAEKSQDKSGSKTEKSKSGEQSQEKSGSKTEKSKSGETSHEKSAVSKTERSKSADQSHEKSGSKTEKSGSKTERSGSKSGSKSGSKSGSKSGTGSKSGEKSGSKSGSKSEDKSGEKTSKTKSTSQEKSKDSQKSKGSKMEGDKSQEKTHKSQEKSGGTPKEGSGGSQRDGSQQQQGDGRDQVMGVDRGLEGILQLPETHALRLMYENALLTVRNRQLQWLNSELKQEHLVTLLQVGTLRKRRGVLTGPSAIMVDRAVSAMLLGSDVVSGGAAPAGESSGPARFDDPRYANLPSVVVNIEDKGISAQDDSLYTFGRMAKGTRKCKHMAGPHDDINWEDLQARLLPAFYTF